The genomic segment TAGTTATtctattttccataataaagCTGCCTCAGAAATAACTGTTTCACATCTCTTAGTGACAAATCGGAAAGGGGGCAATTTTTCACCCTGAAGAAGTTGAAATGTGACTTTTCTATTGTACAAGTCAAATGGCTGGAAAACTACATAAAATAGGAGAAagctgttcattagattcaaacACTAGCAAACAAGCCCTCTTTTGTGCTCCCTTAGAAAAGTGACAAGTGCAGGCATATcctctgtttggctcaaataaactctcagaaaagttccaaaaaaaaagaactaaaagtgACAAGTTCATTACTATCAGTGCCAGCTTTCAACATGGAAATATCTGGAGGTGCCACTGTTTTATCTGAGTGTGGCACTGACAACTTCTGCTCCCCAACAAAGGGGCGCAGGGGACAGTGGGGCAGTTGTCATGCAGACCTCAGACAAGGAGGGCAATGACTGCCATATTGTTGGGCCACAAAGTCACTGCAGGGTGTAGTCCAATGGCCAGGGCCCAATTGACATGGCTTTCAAATGGAGAGAGCAGGGCTATCCTAAGTCAGGCTTGTAGCCTGGCAGAAAATTGCAGCCCTGGACTGTTTTGAACTTAAGAAATTAGTGGCCTGGCTTAAGTTATTTAAAATGCATaagtttctttgcttttttaaggTAAGGACGTACAGATTCTGACTCAGTGAAGAGTCGCTTTAATTTATATACAATGTTCACTGCTTCCAGGATTAGTCTAAATGCCAAGATGTAAAAATTAGATAGAAATGTAGTTCATTAGGAATTAGCAAGCTTCCCAGTGATCAACTGTGCTTGAAGAGACTAAGTTTCTGGAATTTGGCTTTAGGTATGATGACGTGGCATTGTACGTGAAGGGCTCACCGGCATCAGATTGGCCCAAGATGTAATATTTGGcatgttcttttcatttctttgttagGATATTCTGTGTTAGGATGTTTCATTTTCTCTGAGGCTGTATTTCAGTCATATAGTGCTCAGTTTTATTGAATAGGTGGGTTAATTTGAgtaaaaaatattgaaagctGATTTCCTTCACATGGTTTATCAACTGGATATGAAAACAGCTCCCAGAAAGAGGTTTTCAAAATGTTGAGAGCTttggaaaataagtaaattaatgtGGAACCTCCCAAGGAGGCTACTTTGAAGAAATAAATTCACTTGGCTGCATAAATTATGGATATCCGTTACAAAGGGCAATTCTGATGTAGCTGAGCAAATTTTGCTTCAAAATCCTGGAGGATAAAACCTTTGAAAAGGTGTTTGAGTAATCAGGAAATAATTAAGACAGTCAGAGCCCTGCTTTATGTGAGGGAATACTTGAAAGTGGAATTCATATTAACCAGAAGTTGCCAATGACATgcctcttattaaaaaaaaggaagtaaacagtATATTAATTAAATTTTCTAATACACAAAATAAGGAGTCTTTAAAATGCCAGtaaggaaagagaaataatataATGGGATTTGACAAAAATATCAAGCAATTAAAATGAGGAATAACGAAGTTAGGCATTGTTGTCATCATCTATGATGATACCAGATACTCATCAGGCAAACCCCACTTTCTAACACCTAGGCATTCTCTCATGCTTCCACTTATTCCACCCATTCACCTCCCACTCCTTTTCATCCCATTCTATGCTTATCTAACTCTGACCTTCAAAACCCAGCCAACACGCCACTTTCTTCATGaaaaatgtctccttttccctaGGCCAGGAGTAATCATTTCCCCGCTCCATGCTCCCATGCCTCTTACTGGAAACTATTCCATCATAAATTAGACATCTCTGAATGACTGTGTCATTTCCCATGCTAAACTGTCACTTTCTTAAGTCTATAACTGctttatttactattttcttcAGTCTAGCACATTGTCAGCAACTAGCATATTGTTAATATGCCTCTGTTAATGCATAAATGACCGCTTTTGAAAAagagatataaaaaggaaatgttatatttttcttaaagaaatagagatacagagaaaagatGTAGTTTTGTTCACCTTCTCAATGTTACCTGAATTGGATAATTGTTGAATGTGGTAAATATTGACATTTAAGGAAAATAAGCTTTAAAACTAaactacaattttaaaacaaagtaacAGCTTTTTCACCTTTCTGGGTGGCTGTTGTATGTCTTTTATCATGTTAGTGCCATATGAACTCCTCCCTTGGTGCAGGAAGATTAATTCACTACCACTCATGAATAGCTAGAGAAAGCATCATGCTCATTTATGCCACCTACTAACCTGTGGGACATTATTTAATCTATATGAGCcctagttttctcatctttaagaaAGGGATAATCGTTTGCTGCCTTACCTGTTTCACAAGTTTGCTGTGAGAGATAAGAAGACAATGTAAGTGATAGTACTTTGTAAATTGTAAAATTCTTTGTTAATGTAGAAATATATGGAGGAGATCAATATAAGGGacattaaaatagtaatatgaaaaagagagagaataagtaTGTGACTAAAACAGGTCAGATTCTTTAGGtcaaatttatatgaaatattttatgaaatgtttgAAGGAAAGATTTTGCTATGCAATAACTTAGGTTTCCGTCATACAAAACAGTAATGCCATAAGGGCAAATGTTAAGATTACTGAATAATTTCACTTGGTGTGTTCTATAATATTGCAGTTTTACTCTGAGGGGTCCTTATAGATAAAAGAGTTCCAGGCCTGAAATAATAATCTTCAATCTAATTTACTCACTATTATCATTTAGGAAGGATGATTCCATTTCCTTCTCTACTACTGTTGAGGTCAGTTTAGTGAACATCGAAAATATTTTCCATCATACTTCATGGCATCCTAAAGTTTTAATAAAGTTGCTGGAAAGGAATATAGATTGTGGAATCCAAGGATAAAAAGGGACCTGAGCATTCACTTATTCTAAATACCATCCAGACTTGGAATTCATCTGTCGAATCCCTGCTATATCTGGTCTTGACCTGGATGGATCCAAGGCAGAAAAAGGGATGGGAGTCAACGGCTGATCAATCAATTAAGTAGAGATGTGATCtccttttagtttgatgtgtgTGAAAGCTTTGGTTTGCCTGGTATGCAGAACACACATACTGTCATGTTGCTGTTCCCTTGGTCACACCTGGCCTCTTGGTCATCACACAGGTCCCATGGTACACAGGCCCATGGTACAGAGTTCCAAATTAGCTGGGCAATGAACAAATATATCTTCAGGTTtaattccctttctctcttaatgAGAGTTTATTAGCATATCTATGGCCATTTTCTAAGAGCACCAGCTCTAGTAGGATTAAACCTGTGATGGATTTCTCTGCTGCTTAAGAAGTTCCCTTTTCTTTCCCAAAGGAGCCTCTTGAATAGCAAATGAACCCTGAAGAGTTAAAGTCGCTCTGGCCCATCATACAGACTGCATATGGGCCTTAAGGATTATAATCATTTAGTAGCTTCATGATCAAAATGCCAGATGTCTGTAACTTATTTGGTTAAACCTCATATTGTGCCTATGGTTAATGTCATTATGAGGTGCTGggtagggagagattaaccaaagaatttatatgcatatatgcataacccatagacacagacaatagtatggtgaaggcctggagtggggacAGGTAAGGAGTGGAgaaggtcaatggagaaaaaaagggacatctgtactACTCTCAAAAACaaggttaaattttttaaaaaagaattaagggAAGCAAAAAACAGTTtacagaaaaagaataataaaatgggTTTTGATAAGaatagaatattatacagaaatgTATAGAAATATttgattaatataattaaatttatacaatattatacaaaaatagaaatttataacTTAGAGTGGCAGTAGTTAATACGTATAATGGAATCTTTGCATCCTATATTTTAGATAAATCATTTCCATTCAAAGAGCAGCAAAAACTTAACTAATCATAACCAAAATAAACCatgtttctttcctcctctctgccaCACATGCCAAACTTGAAATGTTTAACTTGGtctaaaaattgaattttaactttatattcaTGTCCTAATTAAAACATGACTAGTCGAATGAAACACCCGTTGCCTAATGACTTATTTCATGTTACTATCACATAATGTCATCATATTGGAGGGTATCTGGTTTCCCTATATATTAAAGACATCCTGGTGCAAAATTTACAATTCAAGGGTATTAGGTAGAAAGTTACTGGCTTCAAGTGGAAGAATGAGTCATTTCTTATGTCATCATGACCTTGGGGTGATCTGATACGGAAACTGATGGCATGGGATTCTGTTTTAATCAGACTTATGGACTAAACTCTGTGCTGGGGTAAAACCAAATATAGAAatcaaattcttatttttaactccTGTATGTCCATTTATCTGTGTTGATATGATACATGAAGCTTTAATAccatttctctgtgtctctcttagAAGACAGAGGGAAGCTAAAAATCAGCAGTTCCAGCCAGCCGTCAAACTCTGAAGGTGGCTCCTTTCTCCTCAAATCTGGCACAACAGCCCTGCCACTGGGCGCAGACACTTCTCCCTCCAAGAGCACAAATGGGGCTCCTGGTACTGTCTCTgaatcagaagaagaaaaagccaaAAAATTGCTTTATTGTTCGCTATGCAAAGTGGCTGTGAACTCCCTGTCACAGCTGGAGGCACACAACACAGGTTAGTGGCTATTGTTGGGATTTAAATAATGTGCATAACAAAATCCAACTTTTCCCTTCAGAATACACTGGGTGTTCAAACATTGGGTTTGTTCCGTGTCTTCTCTACTTTTTTGATTCAGATGTATGATTTTGAGAAAAGTCTGATCAGCAAGGCAAAAGGAGATTGGAGATAAAACTTGTTCtgttatatattttctaaatgtacCTAATACCTCCCCAAACTCACTACAAGGAAGTGACGAGGATGAAGACATATATCTATGCACAATATTTACTGCAATACatttacaagagaaaaaaaatagaaacaacctaaaagtCCCTCAGTAAGGAAATATTGAATAATTATAGTAACTCAGTATGACAGATTATATTATTCAgtcattaaaatgtaattatagactgccggtgtggctcagtggattgaggtAGTCCTGTGCACCAgacagggtacatgcctgggtttcaggctcagtagggggcattcaggaggcagccaaccaatgtttctcattgatgtttctatctcgctccctcttcctacaattctctctaaaatcaataaaaacgtattttttttaaaaaagttaaaatcaataaagacaaaagtggttttaaaaaatatatatttataagaaaatatgtttataagTTGATATGTGaaattttcagaatatttaatTAGTATGATcccaattttcaaaaaaatatattttatgctgatttttaaaatttaagtatagttggtatacaacagtatattagttatattagtttAGGGTATACAATATAgagatttgacatttttatactttACGATTGTTGTTTTAATAATTATCTTTCACGTTGCAAATTTCTCAAAACATTATtggctatatttattttttatatactataaactaaactaaaaagaAATTCACTAAAATGATAACTTTGATTATGTCTGGGTCTTGAAAACAtaatctttatttctgttttcctgtttttttacaatgaaaatgtGTTAAATTTATAACAATTAAAATGGTCATTAAACAATAAAAGCATTGGGAAATTCAACCTGAAGATAACCTCTcaagaataagaaaacaaagagCTTCATATAGTTCTTAAATCTCTATTTAATATGTGTCTCTCTCTAATTTAGGATCTAAACACAAGACCATGGTTGAAGCTCGTAATGGGGCTGGTCCAATTAAGTCCTATCCGAGACCTGGATCAAGATTAAAGATGCAGAATGGTAGTAAAGGGTCAGGACTACAGAACAAGACATTTCATTGTGAAATCTGTGATGTCCATGTTAATTCAGAAATTCAACTCAAACAGGTATTCTGAATTAGTAGTCACTGTTGTTTGGGGTCACCACTTGACTGTATATCTCCTCATCTATCTAATGGTTCTCACTGTGCTCACAGTTAAATTAACTAACCTCTATATGATGCATGCAATATGCAAAATACAGTTGCTTTGTGGAAGAAAAAGTCACTACCAAATATTTGCATACCTATTGTTACTATATGTCAGATTCCAGACTAGGTGTTAGAGACAGATGAGTACAGCAGTCATCTGGAGCTCACAGTCAAGCAGGAACTTCTGGAAGACAAGTGGGCCATTCAGCTGATCATCCAAAGACCCAAAATCTGGTTAGGGGGACAGACTCCACAGTCACAGGGGTAATACCAGGCAAAGTTTAATAAGGTctatagagaaagaggaaagggagagaggcatTACAATGGAGTGGGGAGCAAGTCGTAACCCACACACTACCTTGGAATTTGTACCTAGAACTGGGTCCAGCTACCGCTGGTATGAAAGCCTCAAATCATGGTGAAACCAGCTACCTCTATCTGGaaatatattttccatgaaatagAACTCACATTTAGACTCAGCTAATGCAGCAAACTTTTTTTCAGCACATTTCTAGCCGAAGGCATAAGGATCGAGTTGCAGGGAAACCACTGAAGCCGAAATACAGCCCCTACAACAAACTCCAGCGGAGCCCAAGCCTCTTAGCAGTAAGTTCACCTTGCCTGCTCACCTGTTTTGTGGGGCAGCCTTGCTGGGTTGGGCAGATTCTGTGGGTAAGGAGTGCCTAGGGGCTAATTAGTCCTGAAAGGTTTGGAACTTAAACAGCCCTCATAGACAGAAATTTTAGAATGAACTGCTTAGTTCCGGCCATAGGACACCTTGAAGAAAGCTTCCTTAGAGAAGAGAAGCTGAATTCTTCAAGAGCTAATACCTCACCCTTTTAGGAGGACCTTTTGAAAAGATGACCTTCTTTAgcatataaagaaaagaaaatgctcagGAACAAGGACAAGTGATGACTGTTGAACCTGGCAAAAGGGATTGCTTTCAGAAAactaaaattcacccatttagcATCCTAGcatcctcctcccttctctgtcttcctctctttctttctctctctctctctctctctctctctctctctctctctctctcctccccctctatctccctccctctttccctctgcctccccctcaaCCCCTCTGCCCCCGGTAAGTAAAGTAGGTGTGTGTGCTGCCCTCTTTCTGTGTCTAGTAGGCATGTTGGTAATGGGCCTGTTTCACCTGCTCTCAGTATGTGCTGTTGTCAGTTTCTTTGCAAAACTACCCAAGgagcccagctggtttggctcagtgtatggagcattggcctgcggacagtcagggcacctgcctgggttgtgggctcgatccccagtagggggcgtgcaggaggcagccgatcgatgattctctctcatcactgatgtttctctctctctccctctcccttcctctctgaaatcaataaaaatatatttaaaaaaaaataaaactacccaaGGACTTCAGCGATAGGTGCCATGTAAATACCCAGACGACTGGATTTCTTAAtttccctgggacccaggctgacaCTCCACCTGAGGGTGAAGCTGGGAGTGGCCAGCTGGAGGCTTTGCTCAGGTTACCTTCCAACCGCTCTGTAGCCTCCCTCTGATGCTGAGCAGTGTAACCTGCACTAAGCAAATCCAGCCTCAGAACTCTTCCTGACGGCAAAGAGAGAAATTAGGGATCAATGTCTTACTTCACAGGAAGATTCCACCCTGGGATTCCTTTCCAGAGAAAGCTGCTCGCCCACTTACAGTGATTCCCAATGAAGGAAATTTGAGTTAGCTGCAGTTTTTCAAGGAATGCTTTTTAACTGGCCAGAGAGAGGGGTGTAAACTGACTTTGTTTTCATGATGCTTCATGGGTTCCTAATGTCCGGAACATCAGTCACCTACCCCAGTGCAGCTTTTGGAAGAGAAGTGAGGTAAAGGGTCATGAAcaccctttaaaatttttttaaataataaaatacctctTCAAGGCTGCATTGTGGATTATGACAAGTCAGAATTTTGAATTGAGTTCCATTGTCTAAGCAGGAACCCTTGGGGATGATTGCTTTACTTTCTGAGCAGCTGTACGAAACCACTTTAGGATCTGTCTGTTCAGAGGGGCTTTCCTATGCTGTAGTGTCTTCAGGGCAAAGACCACCAAAAAGAGTTGAAATGGAAACAAATCAAAATAAAGGTATCCATGGAACCTTTGAAACCAGTTTTGTGAAAATGGTCATTTCTTGACTTATgagaataaagatttttttaaatatatatatatttattgatttcagagaggaagggaaagagagagataaaaacatcaatgatgagtgagaatcattgatcagctgcttccttcacgcccccccactggggttcaagcccacaatccggacatgtgccctgacaaggtaTCGCAAGGTggcctcgtggttcataggtccatgctcatcCACTCAGCCACGTGGGCTGGGCAAgagtaaagattttttaaatttgacttcTTCATGTCCATGCttaacttataaaaatatatctgtgcTGCTTATTCAAaacaatccccccacccccttcctggtTCTCTCCTTCCTTTAGGCAAAACTTGCATTCCAGAAAGATATGATGAAGCCTTTGGCCCCAGCCTTCCTGTCCTCGCCCCTGGCGGCGGCAGCTGCGGTGTCCTCCGCGCTGTCACTGCCACCCCGGCCTTCCGCCTCGCTCTTCCAGGCGCCAGCCATACCTCCCGCCCTCCTGAGGCCGGGCCATGGGCCCATCCGTGCCACACCTGCCTCCATCCTCTTTGCTCCCTACTAAGTCTGCAAGCCCCGAGTCGGTTGAGGCCAGTAAGTAGGAACGTTGAGAAGAAAAGCCAAAAGGATTCAGCAAGTCAAGCATTTTGTGTCGCAGTGCCCTCACCCAGCCACAAGGTGTGAGCCCGACTCCAAAGAACAACCCATCACTAGATTCAAGCGTGCTTTTAGGGCCCGCTCCTGTCATTTGGGAATCCCAGCAGCACAGGCTTTATCTCCctatcccctccccctgccctgccccattcAATCTGTGTATCTGAGATATTTGGTTTCCTGCGACTGTATTGGTCAGAAAAAAACATAGACATACATCATTCTCTGACTATTTTTCCATGAGTGTGATCTGGCTTAGAAACAATATGGAATATTTTCCTGACAGACTTGAAAAGTAGGGTCTTCCTCACATGTCTGTAAATAACTCGAATCAAATTGGGCACATTCTAGTGTGGAACACAAACAGATGAACACAAGTGCTAACTTGTGGACCCCATCCTACCAATGGATCACAACGTTTTCTTTCTGGTGTACTATCGTTGACAGGGATTGTGTACTGTTTTAGACCCAAGTACTGTTGTATCTGGTGTAGTACTAGATCTGTATCTCTTGTCTGAATTAAACACTTTTTAGTTGCTGTGTAAATGTTAGGAAGCAAAATAGCTTTGAATTTTCTCTTTAAGAGAACAAAAGATAaagtaatgtattttttttttcattttccattttattgggtgatatttaaatgaaatagaaagcCATATAACATAGCTATAATTACTACCTGTTTGCTATTTTTGTTTAACTTATTTTGTAGCTTCCTCACCAGTTTGAGTTGCTAAGCAAATGTATACAAACAGAAAAGAGCTTCCTAAATTGCACATTTTTGCACCTCCTGTGCATTCTGCAAGAAGACAATGAATCCATGTATTTCTACGTAATTATCTTCTTCGTTTTTAACCTGTTTTCATTTGTAATGATGCTACATAATCTTGTGGCTCCCTAATGCAATAATGTACAGaagataaaaaatttataattgaaCAATTTGTCTTTCTGTTCACTGAATATGTTGCAGGTCATGCTGCCATGCTCCCTTTCTAAGCTGGTATCAAC from the Myotis daubentonii chromosome 7, mMyoDau2.1, whole genome shotgun sequence genome contains:
- the ZNF385B gene encoding zinc finger protein 385B isoform X3, whose amino-acid sequence is MLLGSTCHTTTLPALVRTPTLMMQPSLDIKPFMSFPVDSSSAVGLFPNFNTMDPVQKAVINHTFGVSIPPKKKQVISCNVCQLRFNSDSQAEAHYKGSKHAKKVKALEATKTKPKMVSSKDSAKANPSCSITPLTGNSSDKSEDRGKLKISSSSQPSNSEGGSFLLKSGTTALPLGADTSPSKSTNGAPGTVSESEEEKAKKLLYCSLCKVAVNSLSQLEAHNTGSKHKTMVEARNGAGPIKSYPRPGSRLKMQNGSKGSGLQNKTFHCEICDVHVNSEIQLKQHISSRRHKDRVAGKPLKPKYSPYNKLQRSPSLLAAKLAFQKDMMKPLAPAFLSSPLAAAAAVSSALSLPPRPSASLFQAPAIPPALLRPGHGPIRATPASILFAPY
- the ZNF385B gene encoding zinc finger protein 385B isoform X2 codes for the protein MKYYLSPDNYPEDGIMNMATFLRGFEDKRIKNDRPEDQFGKEKKKILFSFCEVCNIQLNSAAQAQVHYNGKSHRKRVKQLSDGQPQPPAQGAGPLLASPSATSTGSTCHTTTLPALVRTPTLMMQPSLDIKPFMSFPVDSSSAVGLFPNFNTMDPVQKAVINHTFGVSIPPKKKQVISCNVCQLRFNSDSQAEAHYKGSKHAKKVKALEATKTKPKMVSSKDSAKANPSCSITPLTGNSSDKSEDRGKLKISSSSQPSNSEGGSFLLKSGTTALPLGADTSPSKSTNGAPGTVSESEEEKAKKLLYCSLCKVAVNSLSQLEAHNTGSKHKTMVEARNGAGPIKSYPRPGSRLKMQNGSKGSGLQNKTFHCEICDVHVNSEIQLKQHISSRRHKDRVAGKPLKPKYSPYNKLQRSPSLLAAKLAFQKDMMKPLAPAFLSSPLAAAAAVSSALSLPPRPSASLFQAPAIPPALLRPGHGPIRATPASILFAPY
- the ZNF385B gene encoding zinc finger protein 385B isoform X4; its protein translation is MMQPSLDIKPFMSFPVDSSSAVGLFPNFNTMDPVQKAVINHTFGVSIPPKKKQVISCNVCQLRFNSDSQAEAHYKGSKHAKKVKALEATKTKPKMVSSKDSAKANPSCSITPLTGNSSDKSEDRGKLKISSSSQPSNSEGGSFLLKSGTTALPLGADTSPSKSTNGAPGTVSESEEEKAKKLLYCSLCKVAVNSLSQLEAHNTGSKHKTMVEARNGAGPIKSYPRPGSRLKMQNGSKGSGLQNKTFHCEICDVHVNSEIQLKQHISSRRHKDRVAGKPLKPKYSPYNKLQRSPSLLAAKLAFQKDMMKPLAPAFLSSPLAAAAAVSSALSLPPRPSASLFQAPAIPPALLRPGHGPIRATPASILFAPY